The Chryseolinea soli genome contains a region encoding:
- the creD gene encoding cell envelope integrity protein CreD, with amino-acid sequence MDTLPTTVTLNIFERINRWIQESIMVKLFSIGFLILVLLLPSHLIEEMIYEREQRADRVIDEVSDKWSGPQTVYGPLLVIPYRWIETFDVGKDGKEAKEIVEHVDKAFFLPEQLKIDGKVSPEVRNRGIFDVSVYKSDMSIKSTFAKPDFKSLAIADDMVLWDQAYLVFGLSDLRGISDNPVFSVGGVSLAAEPSDNIGVYHRATRKSADTERYVPDNENEGSKTLGVTTKLNWTSAESFNGDVDIKLHLNGSSHLDFLPVGKTTHVTLSSTWKDPSFEGEFLPEPRTVTEDGFTANWKILHFNRAFAQQWKGTDQQLKGGSFGVKLLIPVDQYQKSMRTSKYSILIILLTFVALFLVEITQKIRIHPFQYILIGSALIIYYTLLLSFSEHIGYNMAYGVSSVLTVVLITLYSTSFLQSRKLSVLLSLVLAIFYTFIFVIILQQDFSLLLGSLGLFCIVGVLMYFSRNVNWYKKAVE; translated from the coding sequence ATGGACACACTACCCACAACCGTGACCCTTAACATTTTCGAACGCATCAACCGGTGGATCCAGGAATCCATCATGGTGAAACTTTTCTCGATTGGCTTTCTCATCCTGGTGCTGCTCCTCCCCTCGCATTTGATCGAGGAAATGATCTATGAACGCGAACAGCGTGCCGACAGGGTGATCGACGAAGTGTCAGACAAATGGTCAGGGCCGCAAACCGTATACGGCCCGCTGCTGGTCATCCCCTACCGTTGGATCGAAACTTTCGATGTTGGAAAAGACGGCAAAGAGGCCAAGGAGATCGTGGAACATGTCGACAAAGCATTCTTCTTACCCGAGCAACTCAAGATCGACGGCAAAGTATCGCCCGAGGTCCGGAACCGTGGCATATTCGATGTGAGTGTCTACAAATCCGACATGTCGATCAAGTCCACCTTTGCCAAACCCGATTTCAAGAGTCTGGCCATTGCCGACGACATGGTGTTGTGGGATCAGGCCTACCTGGTCTTCGGCCTGTCTGACTTGCGCGGCATCAGCGACAATCCTGTATTTTCAGTAGGCGGCGTTTCTTTGGCCGCCGAGCCCTCCGACAACATCGGCGTTTACCATCGCGCCACACGCAAATCCGCAGACACAGAGCGCTACGTCCCCGACAACGAAAACGAGGGCTCCAAGACCTTGGGCGTCACCACGAAGCTGAACTGGACATCGGCCGAGTCGTTCAACGGCGATGTGGATATCAAGCTTCACCTGAACGGCAGTTCACACCTCGATTTTCTTCCTGTTGGAAAAACTACCCATGTGACGCTGAGCAGTACCTGGAAAGATCCCAGCTTTGAAGGCGAATTTTTACCGGAACCGCGCACGGTCACAGAAGATGGTTTTACTGCGAATTGGAAAATATTACACTTCAACCGCGCCTTCGCCCAACAATGGAAAGGCACCGACCAGCAGCTAAAAGGCGGTAGCTTCGGAGTGAAGTTGCTGATTCCGGTGGACCAATATCAGAAGAGCATGCGCACGTCGAAATATAGTATACTCATCATCCTGCTCACGTTCGTGGCGTTGTTCCTGGTGGAGATCACACAAAAAATCCGCATCCATCCGTTTCAATATATTTTGATCGGGTCGGCACTCATCATTTATTACACGTTGTTGTTAAGTTTCTCGGAGCACATTGGGTACAACATGGCCTATGGCGTATCCTCTGTGCTCACGGTTGTGTTGATCACGTTGTATTCGACTTCCTTCTTGCAGAGCCGGAAGCTGAGCGTGTTGTTGTCGCTCGTGTTGGCGATTTTCTATACGTTTATTTTTGTGATCATTTTGCAACAGGATTTCTCGTTGCTGTTGGGTAGCCTGGGGCTCTTCTGTATCGTGGGTGTGTTGATGTACTTCTCGCGTAACGTGAATTGGTATAAGAAGGCTGTGGAGTAG
- a CDS encoding B12-binding domain-containing radical SAM protein — MKVKMILPALTEAESPFWRPIKYSLFPPLGLATLAAYLSPDDEIDLQDQHVEKVNLNDTPDLVVIQVYITNAYRAYSFADHYRSRGIYVVLGGLHVTSLPEEAAPHADTIFLGPGEETFPAFLKDFKAKRPKKQYASAVRSLVNIPPIRRDLIKRHLYLVPNSIVVTRGCPHHCDFCYKDAFFEGGKTFYTQVVDDALAEIDRLPGRHLYFLDDHLLGNAKFASALFEGMKGMNRVFQSAATVDSILRGDLIEKAADAGMRSLFVGFETFSPQNLKQSNKKQNLQKDYRKAVDRLHALGIMINGSFVFGLDDDDRDVFKRTVEWGVQNGITTSTYHILTPYPGTALYANMKREDRIASDNWDLYDTRHVVYKTKKLSAEELEEGYHWAYKEFYTWSNIASASLTHDSAKHMLKHFLYSGGWKKFEPVWNFVIKSKNLGAMLPLLESILSKVKKSGARSQEPGARIQEPGAIRERTEATGEMREATPEVASPLARAGEILSFK, encoded by the coding sequence TCTGCAAGATCAGCATGTCGAAAAAGTCAACCTCAACGACACGCCCGACCTGGTGGTGATACAGGTGTACATCACCAATGCCTATCGCGCGTATTCATTTGCCGATCACTACCGGTCCCGCGGCATTTATGTCGTGCTCGGTGGGCTGCACGTTACTTCTTTGCCGGAAGAAGCCGCGCCACATGCCGATACCATTTTTCTGGGACCTGGTGAAGAAACTTTTCCAGCGTTTCTCAAAGACTTCAAAGCAAAGCGACCAAAGAAACAATACGCCTCTGCTGTCCGGTCGCTGGTGAACATACCGCCGATCCGCAGGGACCTGATCAAGCGCCACCTCTACCTCGTGCCCAATTCCATTGTAGTCACGCGCGGTTGCCCGCATCACTGTGACTTTTGTTATAAGGATGCTTTTTTCGAAGGGGGCAAAACATTCTATACGCAAGTGGTCGACGATGCCCTGGCGGAGATCGACCGCTTGCCGGGGCGTCACCTGTATTTTCTCGACGATCATTTGCTGGGCAACGCCAAATTCGCGTCGGCCCTTTTCGAAGGAATGAAGGGCATGAACCGCGTCTTTCAATCCGCCGCCACGGTCGATTCCATTTTGCGCGGCGATCTCATCGAAAAAGCCGCCGACGCGGGGATGCGCAGCTTGTTTGTGGGGTTTGAAACCTTCTCGCCTCAAAACCTGAAGCAAAGCAACAAGAAACAGAATCTTCAAAAAGACTATCGCAAGGCCGTGGACCGCCTCCATGCGCTGGGCATCATGATCAACGGCTCGTTTGTTTTTGGTTTGGATGATGATGACCGCGACGTGTTCAAGCGCACCGTGGAATGGGGTGTTCAAAATGGGATCACCACCTCGACCTATCACATCCTCACACCCTATCCCGGCACGGCACTCTACGCCAACATGAAACGGGAAGACCGGATCGCCTCCGATAATTGGGATCTGTACGACACACGCCATGTCGTCTACAAAACAAAAAAATTATCCGCCGAAGAATTGGAGGAAGGCTACCACTGGGCCTATAAAGAATTTTACACCTGGTCCAACATTGCGAGCGCCAGCCTCACACACGATTCGGCCAAGCATATGCTGAAACATTTCCTGTATAGCGGGGGTTGGAAAAAATTTGAGCCCGTCTGGAATTTTGTCATCAAATCAAAAAACCTCGGCGCGATGTTGCCGCTGCTGGAGTCGATCTTGTCGAAGGTGAAGAAGTCGGGAGCGAGGAGTCAGGAGCCGGGAGCCAGAATCCAGGAGCCAGGAGCCATACGGGAAAGAACTGAAGCAACTGGTGAGATGCGGGAGGCCACTCCCGAGGTTGCTTCGCCTTTAGCCCGCGCGGGTGAGATCCTTTCTTTCAAATAA
- the pruA gene encoding L-glutamate gamma-semialdehyde dehydrogenase yields MSNGFFDVPHPRNEPVLSYAPGSKERAVLKRALEDARSKVLDIPMYIGGDEVRTGNTRPLTPPHDHKHLLANFHEGDATHVEQAINAAMGAKALWSELSWEYRASIFLRAADLLAGPYRPVINAATMLGQSKNAYQAEIDSACELIDFLRFNVYFMTEIYREQPASSPGVWNRMEYRPLEGFTFALTPFNFTAIAGNLPTCMAMMGNTVVWKPAYTQIYAANVIMQVLKEAGLPDGVINLIYADGPTVGNIIFNHRDFGGLHFTGSTAVFQGMWKTIGQNIHKYKSYPRIVGETGGKDFIMVHKSANAKEVSTAISRGAFEFQGQKCSAASRCYIPSNLWEDVKKYLLEDLKTFKMGGTEDFGNFVNAVIDEKAFNSITGYIEKARQNPLNEIIAGGKSDKSKGYFIEPTVIVSKDPLSITMCEEIFGPVITIYVYHEENFEQTLELVDSTSPYALTGSIFSKDRYAIELATKKLTNSAGNFYINDKPTGAVVGQQPFGGARGSGTNDKAGAKVNLLRWTSLRTIKETFVTPTDYRYPFLDKE; encoded by the coding sequence CCTCGAAGACGCCCGCAGCAAAGTACTGGACATCCCCATGTACATCGGCGGCGACGAAGTGCGGACCGGGAACACCCGCCCCCTGACACCCCCACACGATCATAAACACCTGCTCGCCAATTTCCATGAAGGCGATGCCACCCACGTAGAACAGGCCATCAATGCCGCCATGGGCGCCAAGGCCCTGTGGTCGGAGTTGAGCTGGGAATACCGCGCGAGCATCTTCCTGAGGGCCGCCGACCTGTTGGCGGGACCGTATCGCCCCGTGATCAACGCGGCAACCATGTTGGGGCAATCCAAGAATGCTTACCAGGCGGAAATTGATTCGGCTTGTGAGCTGATCGACTTCCTGCGGTTCAATGTCTATTTCATGACGGAGATCTACCGCGAACAACCCGCCTCTTCGCCCGGCGTCTGGAACCGGATGGAGTATCGCCCGCTGGAAGGCTTCACCTTTGCCTTGACGCCGTTCAACTTCACCGCCATTGCCGGCAACTTGCCCACCTGTATGGCCATGATGGGCAACACGGTGGTGTGGAAGCCCGCCTACACGCAGATCTATGCCGCCAACGTGATCATGCAAGTATTGAAAGAAGCCGGTCTGCCCGACGGCGTCATCAACCTGATCTATGCCGATGGCCCCACCGTGGGCAACATCATCTTCAACCACCGCGATTTCGGCGGATTGCATTTCACCGGAAGCACGGCCGTGTTCCAGGGTATGTGGAAGACCATTGGACAGAACATACATAAATACAAATCGTATCCACGCATCGTCGGCGAAACCGGAGGCAAGGATTTTATCATGGTGCACAAAAGCGCCAACGCCAAAGAAGTGTCGACCGCCATTTCACGCGGGGCGTTTGAGTTTCAAGGACAGAAGTGTTCTGCTGCATCGCGCTGCTATATTCCCTCCAATTTGTGGGAAGACGTAAAGAAATATTTGTTGGAGGATCTGAAGACCTTCAAAATGGGAGGCACCGAAGATTTCGGCAACTTCGTCAATGCCGTGATCGACGAAAAAGCGTTCAACTCCATCACGGGCTATATCGAAAAGGCACGCCAGAATCCGTTGAACGAGATCATTGCCGGAGGCAAATCCGATAAATCGAAAGGCTATTTTATCGAGCCCACCGTGATCGTTTCAAAAGACCCGCTGTCCATCACCATGTGTGAAGAAATTTTCGGACCGGTGATCACGATCTATGTTTATCACGAAGAGAACTTTGAACAAACCCTGGAGCTGGTAGACAGCACATCACCGTATGCGCTCACCGGTTCCATTTTCTCCAAGGACCGCTACGCTATAGAACTCGCCACGAAGAAGCTGACGAACTCCGCCGGCAACTTCTACATCAACGACAAACCTACGGGGGCCGTTGTAGGCCAACAACCCTTTGGTGGCGCCCGCGGCTCCGGAACCAACGACAAGGCCGGTGCAAAAGTGAACCTCCTCCGTTGGACGTCCCTGCGCACCATCAAAGAAACCTTCGTCACCCCAACCGACTATCGCTATCCCTTCCTCGACAAAGAATAG